One window from the genome of Salvia splendens isolate huo1 chromosome 9, SspV2, whole genome shotgun sequence encodes:
- the LOC121746785 gene encoding alpha-glucan phosphorylase, H isozyme-like — translation MADTVKANGSVTDRVKILEKIPPVANPQATEPAEIASNIKYHAHYSPHFSPYKFEPEQAFYATAESVRDQLIKQWNDTYSHYHKVKPKQTYYLSMEYLQGRALTNAVGNLDVQDAYANALKQLGYALEEITEQEKDAALGNGGLGRLASCFLDSMATLSLPAWGYGLRYRYGLFKQLMTKTGQEEIAEDWLEKFSPWEIPRHDVIFPIRFFGQVEINPNGSRKWIGGEVIQAVAYDVPIPGYKTKNTNSLRLWEAKARAEDFNLFEFNDGKYESAALLHSRAQQICAVLYPGDATEDGKLLRLKQQYFLCSASLQDIITRFKERLGGKDKIQWSEFPFKVAVQLNDTHPTLSIPELMRLLMDDEGLGWDEAWDITNRTIAYTNHTVLPEALEKWSQAVMWKLLPRHMEIIEEIDKRFIKMVQSTKPELEGKISDLRVLDSNPQKPVVRMANLCVVSAHTVNGVAQLHSDILKAELFSDYVKVWPTKFQNKTNGITPRRWLKFCNPELSSIITKWLKTDQWVNNLDLLVNLRQFADSSELQAEWEAAKLASKQRLANYVLQVTGVGIDPNSLFDIQIKRIHEYKRQLLNILGAVYRYKKLKEMSPAEREKTTPRTIMIGGKAFATYTNAKRIVKLVSDVGAVVNTDPEVNAFLKVVFVPNYNVSVAEVLIPGSELSQHISTAGMEASGTSNMKFALNGCLIIGTLDGANVEIREEIGQDNFFLFGATADEVPRLRKEREQGLFKPDPRFEEAKQFIKSGAFGSYDYSPLLDSLEGNSGFGRGDYFLVGYDFPSYMDAQARVDEAYKDRKKWTKMSILSTAGSGKFSSDRTIGQYAKEIWKIEECRLP, via the exons ATGGCAGATACAGTGAAGGCGAATGGTAGTGTGACTGATAGGGttaagattttggagaagattCCACCGGTTGCAAATCCGCAGGCCACAGAGCCGGCTGAAATTGCATCTAATATCAAGTATCATGCTCACTACAGCCCTCACTTTTCTCCCTACAAGTTTGAGCCGGAGCAAGCGTTCTATGCTACGGCGGAAAGTGTTCGAGATCAGCTGATCAAG CAATGGAACGACACATATAGCCATTATCACAAAGTCAAGCCTAAGCAAACATACTATCTCTCCATGGAATACCTCCAAGGTCGAGCTTTGACCAATGCAGTTGGAAACCTAGATGTGCAAGATGCATATGCTAATGCTTTGAAGCAACTCGGTTATGCACTTGAGGAAATAACAGAACAG GAAAAGGATGCTGCACTTGGTAATGGTGGTCTTGGTAGGCTTGCTTCTTGCTTCCTTGACTCAATGGCTACTTTGAGCTTACCTGCTTGGGGATATGGTTTGAGGTACAGATATGGTCTATTCAAACAACTGATGACCAAAACAGGCCAAGAGGAAATCGCTGAAGATTGGTTGGAG AAGTTCAGTCCTTGGGAAATTCCTAGACATGATGTAATCTTCCCTATAAGATTTTTCGGTCAAGTTGAGATCAATCCTAATGGCTC ACGAAAATGGATCGGTGGAGAGGTCATACAAGCTGTTGCATATGATGTACCAATTCCCGGCTATAAAACAAAGAACACTAACAGCCTTCGTCTCTGGGAAGCCAAAGCTAGGGCTGAGGACTTCAATTTATTTGAGTTCAATGATGGAAAATATGAATCTGCAGCATTGCTTCATTCAAGGGCTCAGCAG ATATGTGCTGTTCTGTATCCTGGAGATGCTACTGAAGATGGCAAACTTTTACGACTGAAGCAGCAGTATTTCCTGTGTAGTGCATCACTTCAG GACATCATTACTAGATTTAAGGAGAGATTAGGCGGAAAGGATAAGATCCAGTGGTCTGAGTTCCCTTTTAAGGTCGCTGTACAACTGAATGACACACATCCAACTCTTTCAATACCGGAGCTGATGCGTCTTTTGATGGATGATGAGGGCCTTGGATGGGACGAAGCTTGGGATATAACCAACAG GACAATAGCTTATACAAACCATACAGTTCTGCCTGAGGCTCTGGAGAAATGGTCGCAGGCTGTCATGTGGAAGCTTCTTCCACGCCATATGGAAATTATTGAAGAAATCGATAAGAGG TTTATCAAAATGGTTCAGTCAACAAAACCTGAGCTTGAGGGAAAAATTTCTGATCTGCGTGTATTGGATAGCAACCCGCAAAAACCAGTTGTGCGAATGGCTAACTTGTGCGTTGTGTCGGCTCATACG GTGAATGGAGTTGCACAGCTGCACAGTGACATCTTAAAGGCTGAATTGTTCTCTGATTACGTCAAAGTATGGCCTACCAAATTTCAGAACAAAACCAATGGTATAACTCCCCGCCGATGGCTCAAATTTTGCAACCCGGAGCTTAGTAGTATCATCACCAAATGGTTAAAAACCGATCAATGGGTTAATAATCTCGACCTATTGGTGAATCTACGGCAA TTTGCCGACAGTTCAGAACTCCAAGCCGAGTGGGAAGCAGCTAAATTGGCAAGCAAACAGCGGTTGGCAAATTACGTGCTTCAGGTCACTGGTGTTGGCATTGACCCGAATTCACTTTTTGATATCCAAATCAAACGAATCCATGAGTACAAAAGGCAGCTGTTAAACATTTTGGGTGCTGTTTATAGGTACAAGAAATTGAAG GAGATGAGCCCAGCAGAACGTGAAAAGACAACACCTCGAACCATCATGATCGGAGGTAAAGCTTTTGCAACATATACAAATGCTAAAAGAATTGTTAAGCTAGTAAGCGATGTTGGGGCTGTTGTGAACACTGATCCAGAAGTCAATGCCTTTTTAAAG GTTGTTTTTGTGCCCAATTACAATGTCTCTGTGGCTGAGGTGCTTATTCCAGGAAGTGAACTATCACAGCATATAAGTACAGCTGGTATGGAGGCAAGTGGCACGAGCAACATGAAATTCGCTCTCAATGGATGCCTCATTATTGGAACCCTAGACGGAGCTAATGTTGAGATCAGAGAAGAAATTGGTCAAGATAATTTCTTTCTCTTTGGTGCCACAGCTGATGAAGTTCCCCGGTTGCGTAAAGAAAGAGAGCAAGGACTG TTTAAGCCAGATCCACGATTTGAAGAGGCCAAACAGTTCATAAAATCTGGAGCATTTGGAAGCTACGATTATAGCCCACTGCTCGACTCACTCGAGGGGAACTCTGGCTTTGGCCGTGGCGATTATTTCCTTGTCGGTTATGACTTCCCCAGCTACATGGACGCCCAGGCAAGGGTGGATGAAGCTTACAA GGACAGAAAGAAATGGACAAAGATGTCGATACTTAGCACTGCAGGAAGTGGTAAGTTTAGCAGCGACCGAACCATCGGCCAGTATGCAAAGGAGATATGGAAGATAGAAGAGTGTCGGTTGCCTTAA
- the LOC121748529 gene encoding protein OCTOPUS-like, protein MTIRPDSRSRIRARAAARATRRLSPCYRHPDDPITGGICASCLRERLSGLDGAVPISTSPELRRSRSVVSTSGCEASSGGLSERRRNSCDVLSAGGSLSNLFDVDDLKSRSESEAKVESKNVGLSRVTYTVIELEKKTRDRIRVSDDGFEGLNAGCADSDGDGEEGEFKSMKEYIDLEFGNKSKKSKDLRDIAGNIFGAASVFSKKLRKWRQRNSKIKEDTNNGVVAGNDGESKQFGDGRKLGENHSEIVGRRSCDIEPRFSVDGGRISFEEPRASWDGYMIARTIPRLAPMFSVVENGILGKAGRFENHRLSVDGPMHSIIEDESSSGASGSGHSNSDSSRLSSFDRSSSVRSFGKKGIRLEDHGVSSPANVKLVITEEELKDWHLSSGRDDELEKLGSVSRSGGGEGAGNINLSAKKSVRWRKVCTVLGFRNRNRENVGETLRGDAADPSTDAAREKQAEEASELLRDVGDWKLTRSSSVAASRKSCDAPGSYYARRRSVDNAVGFTLSEKGDFKLERNRSMKFPSVDLDNGVTPFYMTPLWSMRNSKSGKFKFQNSHSIAGNLLRLN, encoded by the coding sequence ATGACAATCCGACCCGATTCCCGATCTCGGATCCGAGCCCGCGCCGCCGCACGAGCCACCCGGCGCCTCTCCCCCTGCTACCGCCACCCCGACGATCCAATCACCGGCGGAATCTGCGCATCATGTCTCCGCGAGCGTCTCTCCGGCCTCGACGGCGCCGTCCCCATTTCAACCTCGCCGGAGCTCCGCCGCAGCAGGTCAGTGGTTTCTACTTCCGGATGCGAAGCCTCCTCCGGCGGCCTCAGCGAGCGGAGGCGCAATTCGTGCGACGTGCTTTCCGCTGGGGGCTCGCTGTCTAATCTGTTCGATGTGGACGATCTGAAGAGCAGATCGGAGAGTGAGGCGAAGGTTGAATCGAAGAATGTAGGGCTCTCGAGGGTCACTTACACTGTGATCGAGCTGGAGAAGAAGACTCGGGATCGGATTAGGGTTTCTGATGATGGGTTTGAGGGTTTGAATGCCGGTTGTGCTGATAGTGATGGGGATGGTGAAGAAGGGGAATTTAAGTCGATGAAAGAGTATATAGATCTCGAATTTGGGAATAAGAGTAAGAAAAGTAAGGATTTGAGAGATATTGCTGGGAATATCTTTGGAGCAGCATCGGTTTTCAGTAAGAAACTACGGAAGTGGAGGCAAAGGAATAGCAAGATAAAGGAGGATACAAACAATGGTGTTGTTGCTGGCAATGATGGGGAGAGTAAGCAGTTTGGTGATGGGCGAAAATTGGGGGAAAATCACAGTGAGATTGTGGGGAGAAGATCGTGTGACATAGAGCCGAGGTTTTCGGTTGATGGTGGTCGGATTTCGTTTGAGGAGCCGAGAGCTTCGTGGGATGGGTATATGATAGCAAGAACAATCCCGAGGCTCGCTCCAATGTTCTCTGTTGTTGAGAATGGAATCTTGGGGAAAGCTGGCAGGTTTGAGAATCACAGATTGTCTGTTGATGGGCCAATGCATTCGATTATAGAGGACGAGAGTAGCTCTGGAGCTTCGGGTTCTGGCCACTCGAATTCAGATTCCTCGAGGCTCAGTAGCTTTGATCGGTCTAGCTCTGTTAGGAGCTTCGGAAAGAAAGGGATACGTTTGGAGGATCATGGGGTTTCGTCCCCTGCAAACGTGAAGTTGGTGATCACAGAGGAGGAGTTGAAAGATTGGCATTTGAGTTCGGGTAGAGATGATGAGCTAGAAAAGCTTGGATCTGTATCAAGAAGTGGTGGTGGTGAAGGTGCTGGTAACATAAACTTGTCAGCGAAGAAATCTGTTAGGTGGCGTAAAGTTTGCACTGTGCTAGGCTTCAGAAACAGGAATCGCGAGAATGTGGGTGAGACCTTAAGGGGAGATGCAGCAGATCCTTCCACGGATGCTGCTCGTGAGAAGCAAGCAGAGGAGGCTAGTGAGCTTCTTAGAGATGTTGGTGATTGGAAGCTCACACGAAGCAGTAGTGTTGCAGCTTCGAGAAAGTCATGTGATGCCCCCGGATCATATTATGCAAGGAGGAGGAGTGTCGACAATGCAGTTGGATTCACACTCAGTGAGAAGGGGGATTTCAAGCTGGAAAGAAACAGGAGCATGAAGTTCCCGTCTGTTGATCTTGACAACGGTGTTACACCATTCTACATGACACCATTGTGGAGCATGAGGAATAGCAAGTCGGGGAAGTTCAAATTCCAGAACTCACACTCCATTGCTGGGAATCTCTTGCGATTGAACTGA
- the LOC121746804 gene encoding AT-rich interactive domain-containing protein 2-like, translating to MKLSKTPNNQRINRKQPIDWISFVTDDHAKLAIPVGPRFQVDITPWNPLSSKIRLTIGDTESDVETKWLGTPMWPLKGRSQITLQNMVGRGGPQNCMCVFPGSIECVRQHVSAKRIQLKAELGPAFWKWRFDVMGDDVSKVWNKEEQRKFDDVIKMNITSRDTSFVKLASQCFPRHSKGSIISYYLNVYIPRQISAQTRSGCNYVDTDDDDDDDDALMTIKRLRADITFSTRKRLTSYQ from the coding sequence ATGAAGTTGTCGAAGACCCCAAATAATCAAAGGATTAATAGAAAACAACCGATAGATTGGATTTCCTTCGTCACTGATGATCATGCTAAGTTAGCGATTCCAGTTGGACCTCGTTTCCAGGTAGACATTACACCTTGGAATCCCTTGTCTTCCAAGATTCGCCTAACAATTGGTGACACGGAGTCTGACGTTGAAACTAAGTGGTTAGGCACTCCAATGTGGCCACTGAAAGGAAGAAGCCAAATTACGCTGCAAAATATGGTCGGAAGAGGGGGACCGCAAAATTGTATGTGTGTGTTCCCAGGGTCAATAGAGTGCGTTAGACAACATGTGTCAGCCAAAAGGATCCAATTAAAGGCCGAACTTGGTCCCGCCTTTTGGAAATGGAGGTTTGATGTTATgggagatgatgtctccaaggTATGGAATAAGGAGGAACAAAGGAAATTTGATGATGTTATCAAAATGAACATTACATCTAGGGACACAAGCTTCGTGAAGCTCGCCTCACAATGTTTTCCGCGCCATAGCAAAGGAAGCATCATTAGTTACTATTTGAATGTGTACATCCCAAGGCAAATAAGTGCTCAAACAAGGTCGGGTTGCAATTATGTTGACacggatgatgatgatgatgacgacgacgcGTTGATGACAATTAAGAGGTTACGTGCGGACATCACTTTTAGCACCCGTAAGCGCTTGACATCATATCAGTGA